The DNA window TTAATGCACATTGCTATTTGTAAATTGCTCACACCTTATGGTTATTATGAATTCGATTTCGTTGACAAAGACGGTTGGCCACATTATAAAGTGAAAGCAGAGTTACCATCTTTAAAAGCAGGCGAACAAAGTGTTTTAATGAAAGATGCTATTGTTAATTATTTTATAGAAACTCAATTTATTAAATAAAAATATTTAATAGTTTAAACTGAAACATTATGAAAAAACTAATTCTATTCTTAAGCGTATTTACACTTGTATTTTCATCATGCGGTAACGATGATGATTCTAGCTCTCAAGACCAAATAATAGGAACCTGGACTTTCCATAAGTTATTCATTGATGATATAGAACAGAGTTTAACTAGTTGCCAAATGCAAGAAACTTTTAACTTTAAGAGTAATGGAACTGTTTCTTATAAATATTTTGAAGTAATTCAAGGGATTTGTGAATTAGAAGAATCTAATTCAGGAACATGGTCTAATGATGGCAATAGTATTTATACACTTACAATCGAAGGCAATAATTCATCTGAAGAATTAACTTTTGTAGCCAACACGTTTTATTTTGAACATTCAGACGCTATTGATCCTTTAGATCCTGTTTTTGCAACATATAAAGAGGTTTATATTAAAAATTAATTTCTTAAGATTTAAATTATGCACCTTCTACTGAGAAGGTGTTTTTTTATGCACAAATTTCACTAAATTTGCAGTCATTTTGAATTGGTATCATGATAGATAAGATAAAAGGACTTATAGCAGAAGCAGAAGCATTTAAAGCACAATCTAAAGAAGAGGTTGAAGCATTTCGTATCAAGTATTTAGGTAAAAAAGGATTGCTTAACGATTATTTTGCTGAGTTTAAAAATGTAGCTAAAGAGCAAAAGAAAGAATTTGGGCAAACCATTAATCAGCTAAAAAACACAGCTGAAGCAAAAGTAAATGCCTTAAAAGAAGAATTAGAAAGTAAAGAAGATATTGCGGGAGTTTATGGTGATTTATCACGTCCTGGAGAACCTATTGAAATTGGTGCTCGTCATCCTATTTCTATCG is part of the Psychroserpens ponticola genome and encodes:
- a CDS encoding lipocalin-like domain-containing protein, coding for MKKLILFLSVFTLVFSSCGNDDDSSSQDQIIGTWTFHKLFIDDIEQSLTSCQMQETFNFKSNGTVSYKYFEVIQGICELEESNSGTWSNDGNSIYTLTIEGNNSSEELTFVANTFYFEHSDAIDPLDPVFATYKEVYIKN